Part of the Lolium rigidum isolate FL_2022 chromosome 6, APGP_CSIRO_Lrig_0.1, whole genome shotgun sequence genome, ATCTCCCGTGGGCTGCGAGCAGGCATCTTCTTCAATGGCCACCCATAAGAATATTTCTCAAACTCCCTACCCACCTTACGGAGCAAGGCGTCGCTATCGATGAACTCCTCAAATGTGTCTACCTTACTCTCCCTCATCACTTTGCGGGCCTCGTCTAGAAGAGGTTTGGCCATGGATTCGGTGAAAAGATGGGGGGATTCTTATATGGGGGATCCATCTTGCTGAGAGAATACACTGAAACAGAAGGAAACACTGGGGGTTTTTATAGGCTAGAAGGGACGACTTTCGGCGGGAAAAGGTGAGCGGGAAAAAGCTGGCGGGAGATTAGGGCGGGAGTAAAGGCGGGAAAAAGTGAgcgggaaaaattggcgggagatTACGGCGGGGGTAAAAGGCGGGAAAAAACTGAGCGGGAAAAATTAGGCGGGAAACAATAATACTAAAACAGAAATGAAGATACATTGCAGCTGAAATAAAAATAGGATTtatcactacaacggaatttaagatacaacgacactacaacggaatttaagatacaactgaaattaagatacatagccAATACGGCACATCACACTACTTTCTCTgcgtccaccgtggccattttccagacttgtcgccgcgttcttccgCGCTTGCGCTTCGgcagctctttcccttagtctcttcctttccgcttcacgagcctccctgcgaacctcttcctctgcaaacctacgtgcagcctcatcatccatcctcttcgaTTCACCTCTCGGTTACGAGCTTGTTCCGCCCTTAGTTTCGTATACGCGCTCTCTCGCTCTGCTTTCTCATTAGCACGAACCTTTTCCcaacgctcctcctcaaagaacgttgcccacgcacggcgctgtttctcctcaacctcctcgcgcgcccaatccggctgctccgtgtctatccaGTGATACCATTTGCATAGGGGCGGGGGAGACTACAACACAAACAGTAAGATTAAATCAAATTCCCAAACAAATTTAAGCCAACATACAATTATGTCGAAACATACCggcggcctggtggacgacgaagctgaactactggggtggatcatgctcatagctcgcacacatgaaaaatttcatgccgaaccggtcggaGAAATCCTCCACACCGCTTAACCTTAGCAACACGGCCGCACCAACAACTCTCCGCGATCACACCCGGGGTaaacttgcagccttcgccttcaccgGCCTAAACTCCTGGTCGAGCACGGCACACTCATGATGGCTAAGAGTGAGCAAGCAGCACAAAGATAGAGATACAAGAACTTGTGCAATCCAGAGTAGCGCTGCCTGCTTTTATAGGCTAAAATTCGACACCAGGGCGGGAAAATATAGCGGGAAATGGTGACGAAACCGATTGGCGGGATACAATTGGCGGGAAGGAGTGGCGGGAAGGGTGGCGGCAAGGGCGGGGGGAAACTGTGTGAACGCAAAAAAGCGGGAAAAATTGCTGTTCGGCTTCAATAAGCCCGAATGCTCAAAATCGGGTTCACCCGGCCCGATTATTCGAAATCGGGTTCATCCAGCCCGATTCACTAAAATCGGGTTCCTTATCACCGAGTTTTTGTTTGCCGTTCTGGCGCACCACAGCTGTTGAAGAAATCGGTGTTGCCCAACCCGACTTTGGGAATTCGGGTTTCCCAAACCCGATTTTACAAATTCGGGTTCCACCagcccgacggtgtattatttctgaaatttcctACAAATGTATATTATTTCTGGAATTAAtattaaaaagtgtattatttaaaaaaaattcgcgtgtatctctaccatatactatttattactatggttttaaTTGTCAAAAAGAAGGGGACCACTGTAAAGTTTACAGTTCAGAACTATGGTTTCTGTAAAgcattttattttctggtttagTGCTACACATTTGCACTAGATACAAACTCAGGTGCTTGACTGATTTGACACTTAGTACCTCAGGAGAGGTTCTTGTCCTCTATATCTCAGCCTCCCAAAATCTGCACTTCGTCAAATGGAGGCTACAATCTGTACTTTTTTCATGGTTGCTAacgaataagagcatctccagccgcgtcccccaaagcgtcccccaaagagatttggggcgcgccggacagaaaatgcgttccagccgcgtcccccaaagcccatttttgtctggcgcgcccccatacggtgtccggcgccccgagcccgtcgccgtcccacaggggacgcaccggggacgccggacacaacgaaaagcgagacggggagtggcggggccgactcgttagcggcacaataaattttaacctaaccgtcgcctacctcgcgacggaagttattggcggtgtagttcccgcagcgacgagtcccgtcgcgcctagctctgcgtgccggcgttaatgcgcgccaccgctccccgcctccctccggcctataaaagggccgcctctcatcgtccctctcacacacaaaccctagcgcctctctcccaaaccctagccgccaccatctcaacaagactcgacgctatgtccggtagaggcggaggccgacctcgcggccgtggtcgtggtcgtggtcgtggtcgtggccgcggcagagctcaacgctcgccgtcgccttccacgccgccgccttcatcatcgtcggagatggacgtggagccggacgtgctgttcgagttcgtcctcgtcctcaagggcggcccgcgcggcatccagaggctgccggactccttcgccgactacgtcgccggcgacgatcgcccgcgcacgatgcatgcgGCGGAGGCTGcgagcggctactaccggtggatcgtcgacgtgatctacgacgcgcgcggcaagatgtacctcaacatcggccgggagaagttcgcgcggcaccacggcctccaagccggcttcatcctcctcgttctcctacttcggcgacagagacatgagcgtcaaggtcttcgacgagacgcggtgccgccgggactaccgggcggcagcaccgacgaggaggacgaccgagtgttctttcttcgcagcgaacacgtgcacggaggtttcgccgctgttcgcctcatcggtagaaccaacaagggcaccatcctcccgctggattttccgagtttaggtgactcgggtgtgccctcgagtgttctttcttagcagcgaacacaggaaaccttcgatgcacggtctagttaggtttagtttctttgcaaaattttatatttgtgtccacgacggttcaaactatgtattagtttgtggaaaaccacgttccaaactgtgttttcgtgtaaaccacgttccaaattatgtattagtttgtggaaattgaaatgaaaaaaataaaaaaaatattttaaatgttgggggcggcgtttgggggacgcggctggggacgacgtcccccaaaggcggcacgaacaaaacacgtcccctaaacactcaatccggcgcggtttgagggacgatttgggggacgcgactggagatgatcTAAGATCCTCCTTCAAACTCTTCCCTTGGAAATCATGTCCAGCTAGTTCAGATCAGCCAGTCATTTTGACTTAGCTACGACgtttgaaaaaaaaagagagacatAGCTACGACGGCAACCGGCAACGAAATTGTATACTAGGAGGCATCCGCATCgcactcctccaaatccaactcgCGGCGGCGATCTCTCTCCTCTTCCCACACCAACACACGCTCTACGCTCTCTCGCTCTCGCGCCTCCGCCACAGTTTGTACTTTGCAGGGCACCAGGGCAGCCGACAGCAGGGTatctcgccgccgccgggaggtggtggccggcgtCGGCTGGAGCTGCCGCACACGCACGGTGAGCTGCCGCTCCCTCTCTGACCTGAATCGAGCTGAGCTGTGCCTCCAACGTGTTTGCGTGAATGCGCAGCTAAATCGTGTGGAATTTCCCCTTTCCAGGCGCTGCTGATCTCCATCTGAATAAGCGACTTGCCGCTGACCATGGCGGACGCCTCCGCCGGCGGCTTCCCGGACGACTACCCCACAATCGACCCCACCTCATTCGACGTGGTCGTCTGCGGCACCGGGCTCCCGGAGTccatcctcgccgccgcctgCGCGGCCGCCGGGAAGACCGTCCTCCACGTCGACCCCAACCCCTTCTACGGCTCCCTCTACTCCTCCGTCCCGCTCCCGTccctcccctccttcctctccccCGGCTCCTCCGCCCCCTGCCCGCCTCCCTCAACCGCaacctcctcccccgccgccgccgcttcgcacAGCGCCGTCCATCTCGACCGCCGCTGTCTGTACTCGGAGGTTGAGACCTCGGGGACGGTTCCCGAACCCTCCAACCGCTTCACGGTCGACCTGGTGGGCTCCAGGGTGCTGTACTGCGCCGACGAGGCCGTGGACCTTCTTCTCAGATCAGGGGGGAACAACCATGTGGAGTTCAAGAGCGTCGAGGGGGGCAGCCTCCTCTACTGGGACGGCGCCCTCTACCCGGTGCCGGACTCCAAGGGGGCCATCTTCATGGACAGCACGCTTAAACCTGGCATGAAGACCCTCCTCTTCAGCTTCTTCAAGCTTGTCGAGTCGCACATTGCCGCGTCGTCCtctggcggcgacgacgaggggcaGGGAGAGGCCTCGGGCAAGATATCCGAGGAGGACCTGGACCTCCCCTTCGTTGAATTCCTCAAGAAACAGAGGCTTCCACCAAAGATAAGCGCGTAAGAGCATTCTCAACTGGTCTAGCAATAGCCTATTTCTAGCAATGTGACTCATGCGGGCTTCTGCGTCTTGTTTGCAGGGTTATGTTGTATGCCATTGCCATGGCAGATTATGATCAAGATGCCGCGGACTCCTCTGAGAAATTATTAACAACGAGAGATGGAATCAAGAGCATAGCTCTTTATTTGTCGTCTATTAAGAGGTCACTTTGCTCGCTTC contains:
- the LOC124667549 gene encoding rab escort protein 1-like, whose product is MADASAGGFPDDYPTIDPTSFDVVVCGTGLPESILAAACAAAGKTVLHVDPNPFYGSLYSSVPLPSLPSFLSPGSSAPCPPPSTATSSPAAAASHSAVHLDRRCLYSEVETSGTVPEPSNRFTVDLVGSRVLYCADEAVDLLLRSGGNNHVEFKSVEGGSLLYWDGALYPVPDSKGAIFMDSTLKPGMKTLLFSFFKLVESHIAASSSGGDDEGQGEASGKISEEDLDLPFVEFLKKQRLPPKISAVMLYAIAMADYDQDAADSSEKLLTTRDGIKSIALYLSSIKRFANAEGAFIYPMYGHGELPQAFCRFAAVKGALYVLRMPVTALLLDQEKKRYIGTRLASGQDILCQQLILDPSFKIPSLDIPSDVSDSNSPRKVARGICITSSSIKQGKSSVLVVFPPKSLQEQQAAAVRVLQLSSNVAVCPPGMFMAYLSTPCTDAFLGKQCINKAIEVLFSAQGSDDSEGHLETTSENIENAKPTLIWNCVYVQEITQGTSGTVLSCPMPDENLDYRNTLESTKKLFTDTYPNEEFLPRNSAPKYADDDSDSAE